In Cherax quadricarinatus isolate ZL_2023a chromosome 1, ASM3850222v1, whole genome shotgun sequence, the DNA window ACTTCATTGGGATAATGCTTACCCAGTCTTCACATTTTTCTGTTATAATGTTTTCCCCTGCCTTCCGCACAGTTCTCTGGGACGTGGTACTTGATCCAAGGCAGTAACGTGGCATCTAGATGCTTCTCTTTCACCATCAAGGACTTGGGGAGTGGAGGAAGCTTGTCCGTGGCCGTCGATAAGCAACTCTTCTCCCTCAGAGCTGCGGGTGTTGTACATAACTTGCACTACGAGGCTCAGATCTTCCCCAACCCGGAGAACCCGGGTTCCATGGTCATGAGGCTGCCTTCACGTGAGTGTCTAGGACAAGGGATATAGCCAAAGGGAAAGGGAGACAAAATAACATAGAAGCGTTGCAGTGATCTGTTTATGTGTCTAGTTTTATCTCGAGGAACCGAGGTCTGAGTCGAAGCTTTAATTTTTAAGATAGTCATTTGAACGTGCTTGGAGGTATAGAGCTTTAGATGAGCCTGAACAGAGACCTTTTCATATAACCTATATGTGGcttatttgcgtattgttccagtcacggtattgtcccttTTTGTTCAAAATGCTTTGACCCAGTTTTCAGGCCTATTGTGTGCGTCAGTAATCTTTTGACTAGTGGATGAATAGGCATGTCGGTTGGTAATCTAACTCAAACAACACCCATGAACTTTGCTTTCAGAAATATACAACGACGTGGCCCTTGAAGTAGTGGGAACAGACTACAGCAGTTGGGCTGTGTTGTGGAGTTGCACACCGACAATGTTTGGTCACCTGGAGGCAGGTCTCATCCTCTCCCGCACCCGCACACTGCCTCTGGAGAACCTCATCCACATCAGAAACACACTACAGGTGAGCCATGCTGGAGGAGAGAGCAGACGACGGGTAGTGGCACTGCTCAACGTTAAGACGGGTAGTGGCACTGCTCAACGTTAAGACGGGTAGTGGCACTGCTCAACGTTAAGACGGGTAGTGGCACTGCTCAACGTTAAGACGGGTAGTGGCACTGCTCAAGGTTAAGACGGGTAGTGGCACTGCTCAAGGTTAAGTCTAGAGGGTAAGAGAGAAAAATGGGAAATACTATAATGACGCAGAAACTCCGGTTTATGTAGATGCAGGCAAGTCACTGACCCACTGATGATTTTCAATCCCAGATTATCAGATCATTGCCTAGTCAGTGGGTCTTACTCACGAATCATCAAATTATTACCTAATCAGTAAGTCTTCATTTCCGAATGATCTAATCATTACTTAATCAATAGGCCTTCGTTCTCGGAATATCATATCATTATCTAATCAGTTAGTCTTTACttgtatattattaaatatattaaataattttaaATCAGTCAATAAGGACAGCATGcagacttttattattattattattattattattattattattattattattattattattattattcttattattattattattattattatcattattattattataacatttcACGATTGTAATAAATTTTTCACGTAGTCCCGAGTATATAATTTtcttaataattaataaaaaagaATTTCCGTAGTACTGGAAAAATCTTTGATCTATTAAATTatatctcagttttttctctcctTGGACGTCTTGTCTCCtgctaacacctgcagtgttgtcttggacgTCTTGTGTCCtgctaacacctgcagtgttgtcttggacgTCTTGTGTCCtgctaacacctgcagtgttgtcttggacgTCTTGTGTCCtgctaacacctgcagtgttgtcttggacgTCTTGTGTCCtgctaacacctgcagtgttgtcttggacgTCTTGTGTCCtgctaacacctgcagtgttgtcttggacgTCTTGTGTCCtgctaacacctgcagtgttgtcttggacgTCTTGTGTCCtgctaacacctgcagtgttgtcttggGCGTCTTGTGTCCtgctaacacctgcagtgttgtcttggacgTCTTGTGTCCtgctaacacctgcagtgttgtcttggacgTCTTGTGTCCtgctaacacctgcagtgttgtcttggacgTCTTGTGTCCTGCTAACActtgcagtgttgtcttggacgTCTTGTGTCCTGCTAACACCTGCTTGTCTTGTGTCCtgctaacacctgcagtgttgtcttggGCGTCTTGTGTCCtgctaacacctgcagtgttgtcttggacgTCTTGTGTCCtgctaacacctgcagtgttgtcttggacgTCTTGTGTCCtgctaacacctgcagtgttgtcttggacgTCTTGTGTCCtgctaacacctgcagtgttgtcttggacgTCTTGTGTCCtgctaacacctgcagtgttgtcttggacgTCTTGTGTCCtgctaacacctgcagtgttgtcttggacgTCTTGTGTCCtgctaacacctgcagtgttgtcttggacgTCTTGTGTCCtgctaacacctgcagtgttgtcttggacgTCTTGTGTCCTGCTAACACCTGCAGCGTTGTCTTGGACGTCTTGTGTCCtgctaacacctgcagtgttgtcttggacgTCTTGTGTCCTGCTAACACCTGCAGCGTTGTCTTGGACGTCTTGTGTCCTGCTAACACCTGCAGCGTTGTCTTGGACGTCTTGTGTCCtgctaacacctgcagtgttgtcttggacgTCTTGTGTCCTGCTAACACCTGCAGTGCTGTCTTGGACGTCCTGTGTCCtgctaacacctgcagtgttgtcttggacgTCCTGTGTCCTGCTAACActtgcagtgttgtcttggacgTCTTGTGTCCTGCTAACACCTGCAGTATTATCTTGGACGTCTTGTGTCCtgctaacacctgcagtgttgtcttggacgTCTTGTGTCCTGCTAACACCTGCAGCGTTGTCTTGGGCGTCTTGTGTCCTGCTAACACCTGCAGCGTTGTCTTGGACGTCTTGTCTCCtgctaacacctgcagtgttgtcttggacgTCTTGTGTCCtgctaacacctgcagtgttgtcttggacgTCCTGTGTCCtgctaacacctgcagtgttgtcttggacgTCCTGTGTCCtgctaacacctgcagtgttgtcttggacgTCTTGTGTCCTGCTAACACCTGCAGCGTTGTCTTGGAATAACAtctgcagtgttgtcttggacgtcttgtgtcctctaacacctgcagtgttgtcttGAGCGTCTTGTGTCCtgctaacacctgcagtgttgtcttggacgTCTTGTGTCCtgctaacacctgcagtgttgtcttggacgTCTTGTGTCCtgctaacacctgcagtgttgtcttggacgTCTTGTGTCCtgctaacacctgcagtgttgtcttggacgTCTTGTGTCCTGCTAACTcctgcagtgttgtcttggatgTCCTGTGTCCtgctaacacctgcagtgttgtcttggagtctTGTGTCCtgctaacacctgcagtgttgtcctGGACGTCCTGTGTCCtgctaacacctgcagtgttgtcttggacgTCCTGTGTCCtgctaacacctgcagtgttgtcttggacgTCCTGTGTCCTGGTAACActtgcagtgttgtcttggacgTCCTGTGTCCTGGTAACACTTGCAGTGTTGTCTCGGATGTCCTGTGTCCTGCTAGCACCTGCAGCGTTGTCTTGGACGTCCTGTGTCCTGTTAACActtgcagtgttgtcttggacgTCCTGTGTCCTGCTAACACCTGCAGCGTTGTCTTGGACGTCCTGTGTCCtgctaacacctgcagtgttgtcttggacgTCTTATCGCTCTTTAATGACGTTCATAAGTTCGAAagacatacaggtgagtacaaataggacgcgcgtctgtctggcgctcagcagacttcttgcgctgaatgacccacatgagtttagcgcttaacatgaattaatcAAAGCATAAACTAAAGAATAAGTTCGAAAAAGATTTTCAAAAGACCTGGTGGATATTATTAACTATTTCAGTGTATAGAAAGTGTCAGGTGGTCATTGGATCAGACTCTTCTCAGTCAGGTTACATCAGTACAGCTGCACACCATCGTAGTTCAGTTGTACAGGTGTGGGAAAGCAACTGTCTGAACAGATTTGATCCCACATGACATCTTTGCGTATTTTTTGCATTCGGGAATATGTAAATTATCAGTTTTTATGGAATCCATTCCTATTGGAAAATGTCCTAAAGGATTATTACTACCTTGCAGGGTCTCGGTGTTGAGTTGGGAGAACTGTCAACAGTGCAACAAGGAGACTGTAACCCAGAACTAGGCGGTGGGGTTTTCACCCTGGAACTTGCCCCATCACTCTCTAACAGTCTCGTGGACTGGAACACTCTTATTCCAGTAGAGGACCTTCCAGCCCTTTCTGCTACCGGCTGCTTCATCCAGGACGGAGAATTCTACCTCTACTTCGAAGTGTGTCCCTCTGGAAGAGGCAACGTGATTTTCAAACCTAGTGAGGATGTTGGGGGTTCCAGCTCCTCGACGCTTTCCAGATTACCTGGAGTGACATCTGAAGGCTCTGGAGTGATCCCTGGAAGTGCTGAAGTGATCCCTGGAAGTGCTGGAGTGATCCCTGGAAGTAATGAAGTAATCCCTGGAAGCTCTGGAGGGGTTGCTGGAGGTTCAAAAGTTACATCTGGAGGTTCAGGAGTGTTAAACACCGCAGGGCCTGAAGGAGGCAAAGAggatgagtattattattattacgttgaGGAAGGAGCAACCAGCCCCCTGGAGAACGTCGACTTCGTGGACAATGCCATCGAAGTAGACGAGACTGAGTCAGGAGGTGACTCAAGTGTGGATAAaaacgaggataatgaggctaaTAATGATTACTATTATGATTTTTATGATGATGGTTCTAAGGATGGTGATTCCGGTgacgagtattattattattactattatgacGATGAGTTAGATGCAAACGAGGGAAATAAAACGAGCGATGGCAAAGGGAACAGTAATGGTAAAGAGGGGAATAATGACAGCGATAGTCGTAGTAGTAACGATGACAATGAAGATAAAGGGGATGATGATGATAACAAAGGCAACAATGAAGGAGGAGAAGGCGAAACTGAAGAGAACGGTGACAATGGCGAAGGTGAAGAAGACGAATATGATGAATATGAATATTACGAAGATAATGACGACTATGAAGAATCAGAAACACGATCTCTTCGGCCATTTTCATCCATAAAAAAGAGAATTAGAGGCATTTACAAAGACAGAAACAAGCTCATACACGACCCTAAAAATGCCAAATGGAGAGAAGCAGAAAAAACAGAGAATAAAAGACAAAAACAAGAAACAATAAAAAATAcaaagggagagaggaggaagaagagggataTTAATCATAATGGAAAGAAAGATGCAAAAACTACAAATAAATGGGAAGGAACACGTTTAGTAAAGATGGTCGAAAAGATTGTAAAAGTAGAGAATAAAAAAGGAAATAAGACGAATATAAAGAGGAGAAATGATGAGAGTAAAGTTGGAAAGAAGGGTGAAATGGATAAAGATAGGGGAAAGAAACAAGAAAAGAAAAAGGATggagaaagaaataaagaaaacaaGAAGGAAGAGATAAAGAGAACAGGTGAAATTAAGGAGACAATAAAAAGAAATGAGGAGAACAATAATATAAATATGACAACTCAGAAGAAGAATGATGAGAAGAAAAGAATGAAGGTAAGAAGAGGAGAAAAACATCCTGAAAAtaaagaggatggaggaagaaagACGGTAAACAAGAATGAAGAGAATAAGAAAAGAGATGAAAATAGAAAAGAAACAGTGAAGAGAAACGAAAAGAACAACAAGAGAATCACGACTACCCGGAAGGAAAGCGAAGGCGGAAAAGATAATGGAAGAAAAAAGATAGAAAGCGACAAGGAAGAGAAAAACCAAAGGGTAGATAATAAGAAAATAAGGAAAAGGTTGAATGAGAATAACAAAAGAGACGAGACTAAGAAAACCACAAGGAAAAGGCTGCTGAAGCGCACGAAGAGTACCAGGAAGAAagaaggtgtgaaggagggacagGAGAGAACAAGTGGACGAAGCAGCCAGCGACCAGGAGACTCCAGAGTAGCGAAGTGGATCATGGCGTCAGCTCCACTCCAGAGGTTCCTCATCAGCCACAACATCGAAGTGCGGCGTCTCCCCGTCACGCTGCGCTACGCCGACCTCAATGACTTCTTCAGCGACCCGGAGGAGCGCCGGCACCTCCTCCGCCTCCTGAGGAACGCAAGAAGGAGATGGGATGCTGTGGCCAAGATGAAGACTCTTAGGACGCAGGGGAAGACAAACCTGAAACTCgtcaagaggaagaagaaaaaccaagggaatGGGAAGATGAGGGGAAGAAAATCGTGGAGGAcgaagaggaggtggagagagaggagaaattATAAGCTAAAGAAGTTAAAGATAAAAAGAAAGAGAGGGAAACCGAAAGGAAAGAAAGCCAAAAAGAGTAAGAAGCCAGTGAAGAAGAATAGGAAGAAAGTAAAGAATAAGATAAAAGTAAAAATGAATGGGAAGAAAGCAATGAAgataagaaggaaattaaaaaataGAAAGAAGGTAAATAGCAAAAAAGGAAAAGAAATAAAGACGAAAAGAAGAAACAGGATAAAGAACAAAAAAAGCAAAAATATAAAGAATATAAAAGCGAAAGGAAGGAAAGACGTAAGAGATAACGAGAAAAGGAATAACAATAAAGGCAATAAAAAGAGGAGAAATGGGAGTAAAGTTATATACAACGCACACAAGAAAAGATACAGAAGAAACAAGAAAGATAAAAGGAATAAATTGGGaaataaaataagaaaaagtAAAGGGAATAATAAAGAAAAGACGCATAATGTAATCAGGAAAGAAAAGGAAAATAAGATAGCTAAAAGACAAGAACAAGGAGAAAGAAAGACACTGATAAAgaacgaaagaggaaaaattATAAGAAGAAGGGAGACAAAAAGAGCAGAAAACAGCGCTGAaaaaatatttaagaaaggaaaggaagtgaaaaagaaaaagaagagaaaaaaggaaaggaGGGAAAAGAAGAAAGAGCAAAGAAAACTAAAGAAAGAAAACAAGAAAGAACAGAAAGATAAAAGAAGAGAtataaagaaaatggaaagagatagAAAGAAAAGGAAAAGAAGAGACAAGACAAGGGAAAGAAGAGACGAGAAAAGGGAAAGAAGAGACAAGAAAAGGAAAAGAAGAGACAAGAAAGAGGAGACAACATAAAAAGAAACAGATGTTTAAAATAAACTAGAAATAAGAATTAAGCCTCTAAATCAAACTCTTGGAGATTTCTTTCCTTTATAGGAAAGAATTGTCTTTATATAGACATACAGAATAAATTCTGATTAGTGGGAAAGATTTGTTCTGCAGAATTTTACGTATATATGTTAATTTACGTATTAAACTAAGTTAAAACCTTTTTTAAATGTTGATCGATGATTATTTAGTTTTAACGTGTTAAACGTCTTGTATGTGAGTAATATATCATTATCGAATTATAACATCGCTCGTTGGCTAATGGGGTTTCAAGCTTATCGACTACACCATGGTCTTTAAGGCCACCAAACTATGTTATTTTAATCCGTAAAATACGAATTAAACtcgcagtatatatactgagacaaatatacctctcagtgtgtatatactgagacaaatacacctctcagtgtgtatacaccgagacaaatatacttctcagtgtgtatataccgagacaaatatacctctcagtgtatatactaagacaaatacacctctcagtgtgtatataccgagagaaatatacctctcagtgtatatactaagacaaatacacctctcagtgtgtatataccgagagaaatatacctctcagtgtatatactaagacaaatacacctctcagtgtgtatataccgagacaaatgtacctctcagtgtgtatataccgagataaatgtacctctcagtgtgtatataccgagacaaatgtacctctcagtgtgtatatactgagacaaatacacctctcagtgtgtatatactgagacaaatacacctctcagtgtgtatatactgagacaaatacacctctcagtgtgtatatactgagacaaatacacctctcagtgtgtatataccgagacaaatgtacctctcagtgtgtatataccgagacaaatgtacctctcagtgtgtatataccgagacaaatgtacctctcagtgtgtatataccgagaCAAATGTACCTCTCAGTGGGTATATATTGAgacaaatacacctctcagtgtatatactgagacaaatacacctctcagtgtgtatatactgagacaaatacacctctcagtgtgtatatactgagacaaatacacctctcagtttatatatcCTGTTAGATCCTCTCCACCGGCTTCTGACACTTTCATGTCTCAGTAAAAACTTATATAACAGATGAtgttattttaaataaaaattgtGAACTCTTTTGTGTAATTTTAATTCTCCCCAAAAATCACCAAATACAAGGAGGGttatattgttaatattattgatgTTATTATTTTCACTATTGGTGATTTATAGCTCAACAAATGttaattttaaataataataatttttttttgttttcaacaagtcgcccgtctcccaccgaggcagggtgacccaaaaaaagaaagaaaatccccaaaaagaaaatactttcatcatcattcaacactttcaccacactcacacattatcactgtttttgcagaggtgctcagaatacaacagtttagaagcatatacgtataaagatacgcaacatatccctccaaactgcaggtagtaggttggtagacagcaaccacccagggaggtactaccgtcctgtggtagtaggttggtagacagcagccgtccagggaggtactaccgtcctgccaagtgagtgtaaaacgaaagcctgtaattgttttacatgatggtaggattgctggtgtgttttgtctgtctcataaatatgcaagattacaggtacgtcttgctacttctacttacacttaggtcacactacacatacatgtacacgtttatttatacacactcatctgagttttctttgattttatcttaatagttcttggtcttattacttttccttttatatccatggggaagtggaataagtatctttcctccgtaagccatgcgtgttgtaaaagtcaactaaaatgccggaaacaatgggctagtaaccccttttcctgtaaagattactaaaaagaatatattattatttataataataattataataataataataataataataataataataataataataataataataataataataataataataataataataataataataataataataataatagcactattaccaataataataataataataataataataataataataataataatacaaataataataataataataataataataataataataataataatagtaccaataataataataataataataataataataataataatgatgataataataataataataataatacaaataataataataataataattataataataataataataatgatgataataataataataataattataataattataataataataataataataataatagcaatagtaccaataataataataataataataataataataataataataataataataatgacaataataataataatgatgataataataataataataatacaaataataataataataataataataataataatagcaatagtaccaataataataataataataataataataataataataataataatgataataataataataataataataataataataataataattataataataataataataataataataataataatgataataataataataataataataataataataataataataataatacaaataataataataataataataataataataataataataataataataataataataataataataatgacaataataataataataataataataataataataataataatattaataataataataataataatattaataataataataataataatattaataaataaagCCTGAGCttactaccacctgcagctcataagactgccatccccacgagcccctttgaggcggggcagatggcagaccagaggcctagcttctccctacgagccccgtgaggacggggactgtggctaggcctggggacagttggtcccaaagatgagagggtacttgtacctcctcccatgggagacttaggtctcgggacactccccagatagggagtcaaggccgggtcacaactacttggaaaagacccgggcagggagaataccggcgaataagaagaaagaataataataataataataataataataataataataataataataataataataataataataaatgctctCACTATTTTCAGCGTCCACATGTACTGGCTGACAAATTGTCCCCGGCGACCAGTGACCATTACGTCCACCAAGGCTCAGGTGGACGCAACCAACAAGCGGTCATACATGACACACATAAACCAACAAGCGGTCATACATGACACACATAAACCAACAAGCGGTCATACATGACACACATAGACCAACAAGCGGTCATACATGACACACATAAACCAACAAGCGGTCATACATGACACACATAGACCAACAAGCGGTCATACATGACACACTTAGACCAACAAGCGGTCATACATGACACACATAAACCAACAAGCGGTCATACATGACACACATAATTAAACAAGCAGTCATACATGACACACATAAACCAACAAGCggtcacacatgacacacataaaCCAACAAGCggtcacacatgacacacataaaCCAACAAGCGGTCATACATGACACACATAAACCAACAAGCGGTCATACATGACACACATAAACCAACAAGCggtcacacatgacacacataaaCCAACAAGCggtcacacatgacacacataaaCCAACAAGCagtcacacatgacacacataaaCCAACAAGCGGTCATACATGACACACATAAACCAACAAGCGGTCATACATGACACACATAAACCAACAAGCggtcacacatgacacacataaaCCAACAAGCGGTCATACATGACACACATAAACCAACAAGCGGTCATACATGACACACATAATCCAACAAGCGGTCATACATGACACACATAAACCAACAAGCGGTCATACATGACACACATAATCCAACAAGCGGTCATACATGACACACATAAACCAACAAGCGGTCATACATGACACACATAAACCAACAAGCGGTCATACATGACACACATAATCCAACAAGCGGTCATACATGACACACATAAACCAACAAGCGGTCATACATGACACACATAATCCAACAAGTGGTCATACATGACACACATAAACCAACAAGCggtcacacatgacacacataatCCAACAAGCggtcacacatgacacacataaaCCAACAAGCggtcacacatgacacacataaaCCAACAAGCGGTCATACATGACACACATAAACCAACAAGCggtcacacatgacacacataaaCCAACAAGCGGTCATACATGACACACATAAACCAACAAGCggtcacacatgacacacataatCCAACAAGCGGTCATATATGACACACATAAACCAACAAGCGGTCATACATGACACATAAACCAACAAGCGGTCAtacatcaggctctgatccaccaggaggcctggtctcagaccgggccgcgggggcgttgacccccggaactctctccaggtaaactccaggtaaacatgaccCACATAAACCAGATTTAGATTTAGCTCGCATTTCCAATCACTGTATTTACAATATATACAATGATTAAGGAAGTTCGTTGGATACGCACAATTTTAAGCATTTTTGGCCTTAATTTATTGTACTAGGATTGTCCTGGTATTACTGAATgagtttaaattatttttttttattttttttcgatATATGCAATACAATCGCAGTTTTTGTTTTAATAAGCATAAGTGTGGCATCTATGAAGAGGTGTAGCTGGAGaggattccgggggtcaacgcccccgtggcccggtctgtgaccaggcctcatggtgaatcagggcctaatcaactaagctgttactgttggtcgcacgcaatccgacgtacgagccacaacccggctggtcaggtactgactttaggtacctgtccagcgccttcttcaaGACGCTGGACACACCTGTGATCGTATTTCCTTGgacttcctcctcttttctgtgacattgcaagctcctgatgatgtgttgattgcaacacgaaaggcctagagctatcatttaactcctctcagtgtttatatttgGTTCAgggtttaaagactatcgactacactagaaccattaaggctgcatggtaACTCAGGTACACATAATTACAATAATCATGCATGGcttaacatacgtgtaaattacctaggataatcgcTACCGCActtaactcacacactgaggtccggggatcgatcctcAGCTTAGCTACAAAACATTAGGacctgtttccttaagacacctactgtccctgctcacctagcagtaaaataggtactgggtgttagtggactggtgtgggtcgcatcctggggacaaaactgacctaatttgcgggaaatgctcagcataacaagcggctttctatatagtagtatgtcattgatgt includes these proteins:
- the LOC128690631 gene encoding golgin subfamily A member 6-like protein 25, with protein sequence MSGASDGEPDRLARFLVAVVAVYFLQAGPATCYQFKTGNCASISPAVKDFSLQQFSGTWYLIQGSNVASRCFSFTIKDLGSGGSLSVAVDKQLFSLRAAGVVHNLHYEAQIFPNPENPGSMVMRLPSQIYNDVALEVVGTDYSSWAVLWSCTPTMFGHLEAGLILSRTRTLPLENLIHIRNTLQGLGVELGELSTVQQGDCNPELGGGVFTLELAPSLSNSLVDWNTLIPVEDLPALSATGCFIQDGEFYLYFEVCPSGRGNVIFKPSEDVGGSSSSTLSRLPGVTSEGSGVIPGSAEVIPGSAGVIPGSNEVIPGSSGGVAGGSKVTSGGSGVLNTAGPEGGKEDEYYYYYVEEGATSPLENVDFVDNAIEVDETESGGDSSVDKNEDNEANNDYYYDFYDDGSKDGDSGDEYYYYYYYDDELDANEGNKTSDGKGNSNGKEGNNDSDSRSSNDDNEDKGDDDDNKGNNEGGEGETEENGDNGEGEEDEYDEYEYYEDNDDYEESETRSLRPFSSIKKRIRGIYKDRNKLIHDPKNAKWREAEKTENKRQKQETIKNTKGERRKKRDINHNGKKDAKTTNKWEGTRLVKMVEKIVKVENKKGNKTNIKRRNDESKVGKKGEMDKDRGKKQEKKKDGERNKENKKEEIKRTGEIKETIKRNEENNNINMTTQKKNDEKKRMKVRRGEKHPENKEDGGRKTVNKNEENKKRDENRKETVKRNEKNNKRITTTRKESEGGKDNGRKKIESDKEEKNQRVDNKKIRKRLNENNKRDETKKTTRKRLLKRTKSTRKKEGVKEGQERTSGRSSQRPGDSRVAKWIMASAPLQRFLISHNIEVRRLPVTLRYADLNDFFSDPEERRHLLRLLRNARRRWDAVAKMKTLRTQGKTNLKLVKRKKKNQGNGKMRGRKSWRTKRRWRERRNYKLKKLKIKRKRGKPKGKKAKKSKKPVKKNRKKVKNKIKVKMNGKKAMKIRRKLKNRKKVNSKKGKEIKTKRRNRIKNKKSKNIKNIKAKGRKDVRDNEKRNNNKGNKKRRNGSKVIYNAHKKRYRRNKKDKRNKLGNKIRKSKGNNKEKTHNVIRKEKENKIAKRQEQGERKTLIKNERGKIIRRRETKRAENSAEKIFKKGKEVKKKKKRKKERREKKKEQRKLKKENKKEQKDKRRDIKKMERDRKKRKRRDKTRERRDEKRERRDKKRKRRDKKEETT